In the Bradyrhizobium guangzhouense genome, one interval contains:
- a CDS encoding amidase, with protein sequence MQRASDAPDLDYGSIGTLQSALVAQKLSASELLAHTIARIEALDGDINAVVVRDFDRAREAARAADAALARGERGPLLGIPVTLKEPFNVAGLPTTWGFPHFRDFQPAEDALLVSRLKAAGAIIIGKTNIPIGLRDFQSYNEIYGTTKNPWDLGRSPGGSSGGCAAALAAGFGPLSIGSDIGGSIRVPAHFCGVFGHKPSLGLVPLRGYSLPPAPPVPGQGDLAVVGPMARTASDLGLALDVIAGPDEARDGIGYRLALPASRHDSLRDFRILVIDTHPLMPTGEAVRTAIVGLAERLDKAGARVSRSSTALPDLADSARLYMKLLNAARSPRLTPEALTEAQELAATLAPDDRSLQAERARGWGMIHRDWLAADAMRLRLQAQWHGLFRDFDAVIYPAAAVPTFPHDHSEPFDARQLDIDGKAHPYADACFVWADPASTCGLPATAVPIDRSPSGLPIGVQIIGPHLEDRTTIALAGLIEREFGGFVPPPSLARPS encoded by the coding sequence ATGCAGCGCGCGTCAGACGCCCCCGACCTAGATTACGGCTCAATCGGCACATTGCAGAGCGCTTTGGTCGCGCAAAAACTATCGGCATCGGAGCTGCTCGCACACACGATTGCGCGCATCGAGGCGCTGGACGGGGACATCAATGCGGTCGTCGTTCGCGACTTCGATCGCGCCAGAGAGGCCGCACGTGCTGCCGACGCCGCACTCGCCCGCGGCGAGCGAGGTCCCCTCCTCGGCATCCCCGTGACCCTGAAGGAACCCTTCAACGTCGCGGGCCTGCCGACAACGTGGGGCTTTCCGCATTTCCGGGATTTCCAACCGGCGGAGGATGCGCTGCTCGTCTCCCGATTGAAGGCGGCCGGCGCGATCATCATCGGCAAAACCAATATCCCGATCGGGCTGCGGGATTTCCAGAGCTACAACGAGATCTACGGGACCACGAAGAACCCGTGGGACCTCGGCCGTTCTCCCGGCGGCTCCTCGGGCGGATGCGCCGCGGCGCTGGCGGCGGGATTCGGGCCGCTCTCGATCGGCTCGGACATCGGCGGTTCGATCCGCGTGCCGGCACATTTCTGCGGCGTATTCGGACACAAGCCGAGCCTCGGCCTGGTCCCGCTGCGAGGCTACAGCCTTCCGCCGGCACCACCCGTCCCGGGCCAGGGCGATCTTGCCGTCGTCGGGCCCATGGCGCGCACCGCCTCCGACCTCGGGCTGGCGCTCGACGTGATTGCCGGGCCCGACGAGGCCCGCGACGGCATCGGCTATCGCCTCGCCTTGCCGGCCTCCCGGCACGACAGTCTCAGGGATTTCAGGATCCTCGTCATCGATACCCATCCGTTGATGCCAACGGGCGAGGCCGTGCGTACGGCGATCGTCGGACTGGCCGAGCGACTCGATAAGGCAGGCGCACGGGTCTCGCGATCGAGCACCGCGCTGCCCGATCTTGCGGACTCGGCACGCCTCTACATGAAGCTGTTGAACGCAGCGCGCAGTCCGCGCCTGACACCGGAAGCCCTGACCGAAGCCCAGGAATTGGCCGCTACGCTCGCGCCTGATGATCGCAGCCTGCAAGCCGAGCGCGCCCGCGGCTGGGGCATGATCCATCGCGACTGGCTCGCAGCCGATGCGATGCGCCTGCGACTGCAGGCGCAGTGGCACGGGCTATTCCGCGACTTCGACGCGGTGATCTATCCGGCAGCGGCCGTACCGACCTTCCCGCATGATCATTCCGAGCCGTTCGATGCACGGCAGCTCGACATTGACGGCAAGGCCCATCCCTACGCCGACGCCTGCTTCGTCTGGGCTGATCCGGCATCGACCTGCGGATTGCCGGCGACCGCCGTTCCGATCGATCGGTCGCCGTCGGGCCTGCCGATCGGCGTTCAGATCATCGGACCGCACCTGGAGGATCGCACGACGATCGCGCTTGCTGGATTGATCGAACGCGAGTTCGGCGGCTTCGTCCCGCCACCGTCGCTCGCCCGTCCATCCTGA
- a CDS encoding DUF3551 domain-containing protein: MVAVPPANGQRYDPRSPVCLQQWEWGGSSKIDCSYESWDACRLAAVGLPAMCLNNPYWAQSTTSGAARAPHRGARAPTLR; the protein is encoded by the coding sequence ATGGTTGCGGTGCCACCCGCTAATGGCCAGCGATACGATCCGCGGTCTCCTGTCTGCCTCCAGCAATGGGAGTGGGGAGGTAGTAGCAAAATCGACTGCAGCTACGAGTCCTGGGACGCGTGCCGATTGGCAGCGGTAGGCTTGCCGGCGATGTGCCTCAACAACCCCTATTGGGCGCAGTCGACGACATCAGGTGCCGCGCGCGCGCCGCATCGGGGCGCTCGCGCTCCGACGTTGCGATGA
- a CDS encoding porin: MKLVKSLLLGSAAGLIAAGGAQAADLPLKAKAVEYVKICSLYGAGFYYMPGTDTCIKLGGYVRADMVLGGANDYGFRNSNATFNGGSNNRLTSYYYGRARMDLTVDTRTATEYGVVRTFADMVFSVDSQTASGSTPSTLSGGTAGLGLYHAFIQFAGFTFGRTVSIFDAPWTGYPAGGPDTIPGGSNFVTGVNQATYTADFGQGVSGSVSIQDQGTGNGGGQSNLWNASGFAGSASISSTTGAITLTPASTAAGAALIQGIYGSPDWGGTRSPDILGQVRVDQAWGLFQIAALAHELNSAYYGANETTGHPDMKWGWAVQGVLSIKNIPTGAGDSINMQAVYADGAAHYVFGNISWPQNFSMYSGSGIGAYQSVGFAGISDGVFGAGTSIETTKAWGFRGGYNHNWNPNWVSAIYGGYAQMSYGTMSKGLICANFAAAYGTATATCNPDFAIGVVGVNTVWTPVKNLAFTADLSWTHLDQKYSGTISGPATAVSAFAKPAATYELKDQNSLTLLLRAQRNF; the protein is encoded by the coding sequence ATGAAGTTGGTTAAGAGCCTTTTGCTCGGCTCAGCGGCGGGTCTGATCGCCGCGGGCGGAGCTCAAGCAGCCGATCTCCCCTTGAAGGCGAAGGCGGTCGAATACGTGAAGATCTGCTCCCTGTACGGTGCAGGTTTCTACTACATGCCGGGCACCGACACCTGCATCAAGCTGGGTGGCTACGTCCGTGCTGACATGGTTCTCGGCGGCGCCAACGACTACGGTTTCCGCAACAGCAACGCGACCTTTAACGGCGGCTCGAACAACCGTCTGACGAGCTACTATTACGGCCGCGCTCGTATGGACCTCACGGTCGATACCCGCACCGCGACCGAATACGGCGTGGTCCGCACCTTCGCCGACATGGTCTTCTCGGTTGATTCCCAGACGGCCTCGGGCAGCACCCCGTCCACGCTTTCGGGCGGTACCGCCGGTCTCGGCCTCTACCATGCGTTCATCCAGTTCGCTGGCTTCACCTTCGGCCGCACCGTCTCGATCTTCGATGCACCGTGGACGGGCTATCCGGCTGGCGGTCCCGATACCATTCCGGGCGGTTCGAACTTCGTCACCGGCGTGAACCAGGCCACCTACACGGCTGACTTCGGCCAGGGCGTGTCCGGTTCGGTGTCGATCCAGGATCAGGGCACCGGCAACGGCGGCGGTCAGTCGAACCTGTGGAATGCGAGCGGCTTCGCCGGCAGCGCTTCCATCAGCAGCACGACGGGCGCGATTACGCTCACTCCGGCCAGCACGGCTGCTGGTGCGGCCCTCATTCAGGGCATCTACGGTTCCCCCGATTGGGGTGGTACGCGTTCTCCCGACATCCTCGGTCAGGTTCGTGTTGACCAGGCTTGGGGTCTGTTCCAGATCGCGGCCCTCGCACATGAGCTCAATAGCGCTTACTACGGCGCGAACGAGACCACGGGTCACCCCGACATGAAGTGGGGCTGGGCTGTGCAGGGCGTCTTGTCGATCAAGAACATCCCGACCGGTGCGGGCGACTCGATCAACATGCAGGCCGTGTACGCTGACGGTGCAGCTCACTACGTCTTCGGCAACATCTCGTGGCCGCAGAACTTCTCGATGTACAGCGGTAGCGGCATCGGTGCTTACCAGAGCGTCGGTTTCGCCGGTATCTCTGACGGCGTCTTCGGCGCTGGCACCAGCATCGAGACGACCAAGGCTTGGGGCTTCCGCGGTGGTTACAACCACAACTGGAACCCGAACTGGGTGAGCGCCATCTACGGTGGCTATGCTCAGATGAGCTACGGCACGATGAGCAAGGGCCTGATCTGCGCCAACTTCGCCGCAGCTTATGGTACCGCCACTGCAACGTGTAATCCGGACTTCGCGATCGGCGTCGTCGGTGTCAACACCGTCTGGACCCCGGTCAAGAACCTGGCGTTCACGGCCGACCTGAGCTGGACCCATCTGGACCAGAAGTACTCGGGCACCATCTCTGGCCCGGCGACCGCGGTTTCTGCTTTCGCCAAGCCGGCTGCTACCTATGAGCTGAAGGACCAGAACTCGCTCACGCTGCTCCTCCGCGCTCAGCGCAACTTCTGA
- the pdxA gene encoding 4-hydroxythreonine-4-phosphate dehydrogenase PdxA, whose product MTSRHLAITMGDPAGIGPEIIVKACVGLEERIAKGDLRLLIIGSGAALDGAKAALGANIAIPQVTADDRDWPNLCYLQADAEGEAIKPGVLSADGGRFAYKAIEQGVRLTQAGRTAAIVTAPLNKEALNKAGYHFPGHTEMLAHLTGVRGSVMLLAHGNMRVSHVSTHVALEDVPKRLTPERLRMVIDLTNDALRRLGIAKPKIAIAALNPHAGEGGLFGRQDIDVSAPTIAKAVADGLDVVGPVPGDTIFVKLRAGQYDAAVAMYHDQGHIPVKLLGFQVDPATGRWQELSGVNITLGLPIIRTSVDHGTAFDIAGKGIANEHSLIEAIDYAERLAAGASK is encoded by the coding sequence ATGACCTCTCGTCATCTTGCCATCACCATGGGCGATCCCGCCGGGATCGGGCCGGAGATCATCGTCAAGGCCTGCGTCGGCTTGGAAGAACGGATTGCGAAAGGCGATCTGCGTCTGTTGATCATCGGCAGCGGCGCGGCGCTGGACGGCGCGAAGGCCGCGCTCGGCGCCAACATTGCAATCCCGCAAGTCACTGCCGATGATCGCGACTGGCCGAACCTCTGTTATCTGCAAGCCGACGCCGAAGGCGAGGCGATCAAGCCCGGCGTGCTCAGCGCCGATGGCGGACGCTTTGCCTACAAGGCGATCGAGCAGGGGGTGCGCCTGACACAGGCTGGCCGCACGGCGGCGATCGTCACGGCGCCGCTCAACAAGGAAGCGCTCAACAAGGCCGGCTATCATTTCCCGGGTCATACCGAGATGCTGGCGCATCTCACCGGCGTGCGCGGCTCGGTGATGCTGCTTGCCCACGGCAACATGCGCGTCAGTCATGTCTCGACCCATGTGGCGCTGGAGGACGTGCCGAAGCGTCTGACGCCGGAGCGGCTGCGCATGGTGATCGACCTCACCAACGATGCGCTGCGCCGGCTCGGCATTGCCAAGCCGAAGATCGCGATCGCGGCGCTCAACCCGCATGCCGGCGAGGGCGGTCTGTTCGGCCGCCAGGACATCGACGTCTCCGCGCCGACGATCGCCAAGGCTGTGGCCGACGGCCTCGACGTTGTCGGCCCGGTGCCGGGCGACACCATCTTCGTCAAGCTGCGTGCCGGCCAGTACGATGCCGCGGTCGCGATGTATCACGACCAGGGGCACATTCCCGTCAAACTGCTTGGCTTCCAGGTCGATCCCGCCACCGGCCGCTGGCAGGAGCTGTCCGGGGTCAACATCACGCTGGGCCTGCCGATCATCCGCACCTCCGTCGATCACGGCACCGCCTTCGACATCGCCGGCAAAGGCATCGCCAACGAGCACAGCCTGATCGAAGCGATCGACTATGCCGAGCGGCTCGCCGCCGGCGCTTCCAAGTAA
- a CDS encoding iron-containing alcohol dehydrogenase, producing the protein MTNAFTPIEILRPTILEFGNGTITAAARFAERIGAKRPLVISDPFNARRVDTLALPGTVKVFGEVEPEPDLPNLEKAVAMAKEIRPDLVVGFGGGSAMDLAKLVAVMCTSDVPFADIVGPEKVAGRSVALMQIPTTSGTGSEAGTRALVTDPVSQNKLAVQSRFMLADIAIVDPDLTMTVPKEITAATGVDALAHCVEAYTSRKAHPTIDLYALEGARLVGRYLERAVADGGDREARAGLSLASLYGGYCLGPVNTTAGHAVAYPLGTRHHIAHGLACAMIFPHTLAFNMPAAEEKTVAVLRALGLPEQNDPKHAFDATYAFCKNLGVEMRLSALGVPRNDLGVMADEAHAIRRLLDNNPRDLSRDAILGMYEVAF; encoded by the coding sequence ATGACCAACGCCTTCACGCCCATCGAAATCCTCCGCCCAACCATCCTGGAGTTCGGCAATGGCACGATCACCGCGGCCGCGCGCTTCGCCGAGCGGATCGGGGCCAAGCGACCACTGGTCATCTCCGACCCCTTCAATGCGCGCCGCGTCGACACGCTGGCGCTGCCCGGTACAGTGAAGGTGTTCGGCGAGGTCGAGCCGGAGCCGGACCTGCCCAATCTGGAGAAGGCCGTGGCGATGGCGAAAGAGATCAGGCCCGATCTCGTCGTCGGCTTCGGCGGCGGCAGCGCGATGGATCTCGCCAAGCTGGTCGCGGTGATGTGCACGTCGGATGTGCCCTTTGCCGATATCGTCGGACCGGAGAAGGTCGCCGGCCGCAGCGTCGCGCTGATGCAGATCCCGACCACCTCGGGCACCGGTAGTGAGGCCGGCACCCGTGCGCTGGTCACTGATCCCGTCAGCCAGAACAAGTTGGCGGTGCAGAGCCGCTTCATGCTGGCCGACATCGCCATCGTCGACCCCGATCTGACGATGACCGTGCCGAAAGAGATCACGGCCGCCACCGGCGTCGATGCGTTGGCGCATTGCGTCGAGGCCTATACCAGCCGTAAGGCGCACCCGACGATCGATCTCTACGCGCTCGAAGGCGCGCGCCTGGTCGGCCGCTACCTCGAGCGCGCGGTGGCCGATGGCGGTGATCGCGAGGCGCGCGCCGGTCTCTCGCTGGCCTCGCTGTATGGCGGCTATTGCCTCGGGCCGGTGAACACTACCGCCGGTCATGCCGTGGCCTATCCGCTCGGCACTCGGCATCACATCGCGCATGGTCTTGCCTGCGCGATGATCTTCCCGCACACGCTCGCGTTCAACATGCCGGCGGCGGAAGAGAAGACGGTCGCGGTGCTGCGCGCGCTAGGTCTGCCCGAGCAGAACGATCCGAAGCACGCATTCGATGCCACCTATGCATTCTGCAAGAATCTCGGCGTCGAGATGCGGCTGTCGGCGCTGGGCGTGCCCAGGAACGATCTTGGCGTCATGGCCGACGAGGCGCATGCTATCAGGCGCCTGCTCGACAACAACCCGCGCGACCTCAGCCGGGATGCGATCCTTGGCATGTACGAGGTCGCGTTCTAG